The DNA window CTCTACTGTACAACCTTATTTTCCAAAATCACATCTTTCATTTATTGAATACAATACATACTGAACAAATATTTAGTAGTTACATGTATTTTTCAATAGTCAAATGACTACTGAGTACTCATAAAggattatttgttttgttgcgcaaattacattaaaaaaaacattacactcAATTTAACATGTCTGGAAAAGAGTAggcagaagcagagcttatttaattcTGGCCCCTTCTCCATgtctattattattgtcttgTTGCTCCCTTTTCCCTGACGTTATTCTCCATTGGCTCTATACGTTTTAAtatggaaaaacaggaagtgaacaatcaGTAATTGCAGATAAATGGAAAAGCAATAACctctgcttcttccgactccttttcagacatgttgaagtGAATGTAAATAATTGAACCATTCTGGAAGCCAATTGGGATCTAAAGAGGATTTTGAAATACTGCAGGACAAAAAGACGCCAATGATGAAGAATCATGAGGCAGCAGTTGAAAGTTCAGTAAGAAGACGCGCATTCACTATTCTTTTCATGTGAATCCGCTGAAGTGTGacgtggggggcggggggggggggtgatcatGGTGACCAGTGACCCCAGGTGACCTTTGTAAATGAGAGGAAAGCTCATAATGAAGCAGAGCTCACATGGCCTTGTACAAAGAAGGCATTTACTCCCTCAAAGAACCTCAGCAAGTATTTCGAACCTGAGTATTAAATGCAACAAATCAAATCATATCTGCTACTTCCTTTGACTAGATTGTAATATTCCAGCATTGGAGGACGTCTGCACGGAAGAGGACTCATGGAGGCATACAAGGGAGGTCATTGTTGCTTTTTGCCACGCACACAGATCTCATTCCAAGGCTGATTGTGCATATTTCTTCTTTCAAAGAAGAATTCAAAGGTGCTTCTGACTCTTCATTAGGTGCGTTCTGCCTGTATAAAAATGATTCGAAatgaattgtgttttttgcaaaTGTTCTGTTTTGGATCTCTTAAGATTGTGCAGGTGCACCTATATGACGAATGGGAAGAAAGTATGAGTATGAGTTTTAAATATGAGCAACTTTTCGATGCCTTTCGGGCTGCTTATATGGGCCATGTTAAGGTTGAGAtgaaatgacaataatatttGATGCATCCTTCAAAGGCAAGCATGTTGAGGCCACGGTGCGCTGACTCCACCTTCAAGCCGTATAAAGAAGGTAGAATTAGTTTCTCCCTCAAGTTGGACTCAGGACTTTGAGCCAAGGAGATCCGATATCACCTTCTTCTGGGGAAGGCGGCGCACACAGAAGGCCTTCTGTCCCACGCCCGTCCTCCGCTCTCACTATGGCATCGTCCGGCTTGGAGATCCTGGGAATGACGCTGGCTGTGGCGGGCTGGCTGGGGGTGATGGTGGCGTGCGGCCTGCCCATGTGGCGTGTGGCCGCGTACGTGGGTCAGAACATCGTGGTCTCGCAGGTGATCTGGGAGGGCTTGTGGATGAACTGCTCGGTGCAGAGCACGGGGCAAATGCACTGCAAGGTGCACGACTCCATGCTGGGGCTTCCTGTGGACCTGCAGGCGGCACGCGCTCTCGTGGTGGTCTCCATGGTGCTGTGCGTCATGGGTATCGGATTGTCTGTGGCGGGGGCGCAGTGCACCGACTGCAGCCGGGACGTGAGCACTAAATGGCGTTTCATGGTGGCTGGCGGTCTCGTCTTGACGGTGGcaggactgctgctgctgctggcggTGTCCTGGACGGCCCACGCCATTGTGATGGGCTTCTACGACCCGCTGCTGGAAGAGACGGGCAAACGGGACTTTGGCAACGCGCTCTACTTCGGCTGGGCCGCCTCCTGCCTGCTCACCCTGGGGGGGGCCTTGCTGTGTTGCTCCTGCCAACCCAGAAAGTCCACGGTGCGCAGGGTGCCCGCCCAGGTGGGCTACACGGCTGTTAAGAGCTTATCAACACGTGGCTATGACAGACGAGACTACGTGTGAACATGTGACCAGCAGGGGagacaattaaaataaacatgtcgGACATGTTTTCATATGTATGGCATGCTTCTGTGGCGCTGGGggtctttttttcctcattagtgTTAGTCATGCATACGTGTTTGACTACAGATGATCGAGTCATGTAACTAATCTTGTAATAAAGGTGTCCATTTAGTGATCAATCATttatgtgcattattttagattaaagtCAGCTCCACCTGATAACCATCAGTGGCTGTCACTTGTTGTGCACATACCAGCTGCACCCCCGAAATGAGATACTGAGTTTCTGGGCAAATTTAGGTAGGACACAATGGGGCGCTTGTTGCCTCTTCCTCTTTCTTTGTAACCTGTCCTGCATTTGGGAGAGTGAAACCCAGTCTGGTATAATCACCCAAATGTGCAGGAGAATGCCCAGCAGAGACCCTCAGAACCACAAAGACTTCATTGATCACCTGATGCAGCGCCCCTCACAGAACTGAGTGAAGTAAAACTAAACGTAAACATTATTTAGTCTGAATGTACTATTGATCGGCCTACTTATTGTACCCtaaatacacaaaacaaactAAAGTGACCTACTTGCTTGTTTTTGAGCTGCAAAGCGCAAAGTTGTGGTGATGAAAACcttgttttgcattttaaacatgttttagcTCCAGTGCGAGGTTAAGTATTTGTAACATTTGCTTCTATATGTGGGAAACATCCCTTGACTGACCACACAATTTGTATGCAAACACACAACCTGCCTACTTCTGCCTGTGTTTGTTACTTTATATCAATCACTCCTACAGTTTGGAGGGGATTTTTTGTGAATATATATTTGCTATGAAGGTGTAAAGCAGTAGAAGTATTAAAATCAGTAACCGGGTTTGTATACAAGGTGCATTCATGAACCTGAGGTCAAATGAACCATTTAAAACACAATGACCTTCAAAGTAAGGACACAGATAAGACCCCCGCCCCCGTCTTCTCCACCACCTGGCACCATTATGCACACAGATACTTTCGGCTTTTTTGGCCTGGAATATTAAATCCCCTCTTTAGCTACATGTGAAGGTCACATTATTAGAAATACATCCGAGTTTgatacaataacaaacatattgTTACATGACTATCTCAAAACTTGAACACCTCAAAACTGTAgttttttaatcttaattttttgGATCTAATGTTGTCTGATGTCTAATGTTGTCTAATGTTATCAGTGACAAAGCCCCCCTTCATAAAATTGATGATTTTCTGTTCTGGTCGAACAGAGCTCCtgaacatttcattcatcatgaaGAATGCATGCTATCTTAATCTTGGTAAGAgcatgcaagtgtgtgtgtgtgtgtgtgtgtgtgtgtgtgtgcgtgtacgtgTCCTTCTTGGTTGTTTGAGTTGCAGGCTAAGTGTGCCAGTGAGATGTTTCACTTTTGAGCAGGAGTGGAGGTCTCACACCAGGGTTGTCCAAGGCATCACCTCGGGGCCCATGGCATatctataaaaatacaatttaaaacaaaaacagcaatataAGAAAGGCAGTACAAGAACACAAGAAAATTGAGACAATACTAATTTTTTGAATGTAATCTCAGTTTTCAAAAGgtcaaacaaaaaccaaaacatccaGAAACGATAAGCTCGCAATCAAAAAgaagcatatcgttcatatcaAGATAGACTACATTTGATTCAAAGGTCTCGTATTTaaagtgcaagctagttacggcAGGTCTGTATCTTCTGCTGCATTTTTAGTGTTTATTAGtgcttatttattacttattattgtttttgatgccATAGcaaccccttaagcaagtgtgtgGCTATGgatgctccattgtttacactggggagcaactgttagcattgagcaccccttcgctaCGTAGCGCAATCGAAGATCCCAGCAGTGatatggaggaggagagggtgCATAGCGGGAGTCAACAGCGAAAAAGACGATAaaaaggttgctgtataaagacggtatcaaccatctgtcgtcatggggaacgtgagatggaatCATGGCTACCGTGAGTGCATTATATTGaacattttctatatttatgtaCAGATAATAGACTATTTGATTTCAGCGGCCATTGTTTTTTAAGATAGTTTATATTTGAGTGAAACTTTGCacgcatatttggctttgacttttgtcttaactcactttgtggaaaaaatattgggatatatacagtatatcgtatataaatatgtatatcaGGATGGTCCATATCACCCTGATCTTGTCCTGTTTTGTATAATTCCACGGAATCAATCGCTCCCTATATGATCATATTTTGGGGTGGAGGAACAGTTTTATTGGATTTATTACTTGCTAaactaattaataacaaaaaccaagGTACTACTGTAATTGTTTCAAAATCCAAACACATCGGAGGTTGGCCAGCGTTCAAAATGTATTGTTGAGGTTCCAATGTTGTCTGTGGCCAGACCCAGACACCGTGGATGCTGATATTCGCTATCTGTCATTCGCTGGCTGCTTCTTGACCACCTCTGTTACACTTTAACCAACGCAGACCAGCGATAGCAGCTTGTGTGTACTCTCCCCTCACCCAAACCAGTGGGAACGCTACTGAGGGGTTGAATGATTAAGCTGAGGTCGTTTGCTGTGCCAAGGCTGCATTTTTGGACGCTCTGCCACGGAGGGACAGTTTGAATTTTTCCCTGGCCAATAATCAGCAGACCCCACCTTCCACTGAGCTTCCACCTATATGAGCGAGTGGCACGCTTACAACGGACAGAAGCCCTCAGCACTGAGACATGCCTTCAGTGGGACTGGAAATACTTGGAGTGACGCTGGCCGTCCTGGGATGGTTTCTGGCCATGGCATCCTGCGCTCTGCCCTTGTGGAGAGTGTCCGCCTTCATCGGGGTCAACATCGTGACGGCCCAGACCACCTGGGAGGGCATCTGGATGAACTGTGTGGTCCAGAGCACAGGTCAGATGCAGTGTAAAATCCATGACTCCATGTTGGCCCTCAGCGGTGACCTCCAGGCCGCCCGCGCTCTCACCGTCATTTCCATTGTGGTGGGCCTGATGGGTATCCTGGTAGCCATGACGGGGGCCAAGTGCACCAACTGCGTCGAGGAAGAGCGTGCAAAAGCTCGGGTGATGATCGTGGCCGGGGCGGCGTTCCTCTTGGCGTCTCTGACACAGCTCATCCCGGTGTCGTGGTCGGCACACACCATCATCATGGAGTTCTACAATCCCGTCATCCCTGAAGCTCAGAAGAGGGAGATTGGAGCGGCTCTGTACTTGGGGTGGGCTGCGGCCGCCTTTCTGCTCATCGGCGGGGCCATCCTGTGCTCCAGCTGCCCCCCTCAGCCCGAGAAAAGGTACAGACCTCCGTCAAAGATCATGTACCCGCTAACCAGATCCATGGCCCCCAGCGGCTACGAGCAGAAAAACTACGTCTGAAGTGGCG is part of the Doryrhamphus excisus isolate RoL2022-K1 chromosome 8, RoL_Dexc_1.0, whole genome shotgun sequence genome and encodes:
- the LOC131134996 gene encoding claudin-9-like — protein: MASSGLEILGMTLAVAGWLGVMVACGLPMWRVAAYVGQNIVVSQVIWEGLWMNCSVQSTGQMHCKVHDSMLGLPVDLQAARALVVVSMVLCVMGIGLSVAGAQCTDCSRDVSTKWRFMVAGGLVLTVAGLLLLLAVSWTAHAIVMGFYDPLLEETGKRDFGNALYFGWAASCLLTLGGALLCCSCQPRKSTVRRVPAQVGYTAVKSLSTRGYDRRDYV